A genomic segment from Candidatus Brocadia sinica JPN1 encodes:
- a CDS encoding addiction module protein: MIIDTIPQLKKLSNSEKLLLINELWESLSLQEDALPVPDSHKKILDERLREHETNPEQISAWKEVKTRILKKK, encoded by the coding sequence ATGATTATAGATACAATTCCACAATTAAAAAAATTATCCAATTCCGAGAAGCTTTTGCTTATCAATGAGCTGTGGGAGTCTTTATCTTTACAAGAAGATGCTTTACCAGTTCCGGACTCTCACAAAAAAATATTGGACGAACGTCTTAGAGAGCATGAAACGAATCCAGAACAGATCTCTGCATGGAAAGAAGTAAAGACTAGGATATTGAAGAAAAAATGA
- a CDS encoding class I SAM-dependent methyltransferase, translated as MFALSEEELRGRLLGCGDGPASFNCMMTRRGGHVVSVDPIYRFSADEIRNRIDETYEEVMEQTRKNKNEFVWGRILSVEELGKVRMAAMNDFLSDYAAGLREGRYVDASLPTLPFEDGEFDIALCSHFLFLYSEHLSEDFHVRSIEELCRVASEARIFPLLELGAKKSRHLETVVDRLERCGFVVNVVKVPYEFQKGGNEMLRVIAT; from the coding sequence ATGTTCGCCTTGTCGGAAGAAGAACTTAGGGGGCGGTTACTGGGATGTGGCGATGGTCCTGCAAGCTTTAATTGCATGATGACACGTCGTGGAGGCCATGTGGTTTCTGTTGACCCGATTTACCGTTTCAGTGCAGATGAAATAAGAAACCGAATAGATGAAACATATGAAGAGGTTATGGAACAGACCAGAAAGAACAAAAATGAGTTTGTGTGGGGACGTATTTTATCAGTTGAGGAACTCGGCAAAGTTCGTATGGCTGCTATGAACGATTTCTTATCCGATTACGCAGCAGGCTTAAGGGAAGGTCGTTATGTAGACGCGAGTTTACCCACCCTCCCATTCGAAGATGGAGAATTTGACATTGCCTTATGTTCTCATTTTCTCTTTCTTTACAGCGAGCACCTTTCAGAAGATTTTCACGTTCGGTCAATAGAAGAACTTTGTCGGGTTGCATCTGAAGCAAGGATATTCCCACTGTTGGAACTGGGAGCAAAAAAGTCAAGACATCTCGAGACAGTGGTAGATAGACTTGAAAGATGCGGTTTTGTGGTCAATGTAGTGAAGGTACCTTATGAGTTTCAAAAAGGCGGAAACGAAATGTTGAGGGTTATAGCCACATAA
- a CDS encoding type II toxin-antitoxin system RelE/ParE family toxin yields MDYKIIWSPDVLEDIEAIGEFIARDSEFYAESTIQKIFEAPQSLIQHPKIGRVVPEVSNESIRELFVFQYRIVYEIKANEIHILTVIHGKRIFDKEKI; encoded by the coding sequence ATGGATTACAAAATAATTTGGTCCCCTGACGTCTTAGAAGATATAGAGGCTATTGGTGAGTTTATCGCAAGAGATTCTGAATTTTATGCTGAATCTACAATTCAAAAAATATTTGAAGCCCCTCAGTCGCTAATCCAACACCCCAAAATAGGCAGAGTCGTACCAGAAGTTAGCAATGAATCTATTCGAGAATTATTTGTTTTCCAATATCGTATCGTTTATGAAATCAAAGCAAATGAGATTCATATTCTTACCGTAATACATGGAAAACGTATATTCGATAAAGAAAAAATCTAA
- a CDS encoding AbrB/MazE/SpoVT family DNA-binding domain-containing protein gives MKTLTISQKGQVAIPKEVRETLHIKAGDQLAFRVEKGKIILEPAVNIPRSQTWFWTSEVQKKVKKADKNFKEGNFKTYEIDTFVKELKD, from the coding sequence ATGAAGACATTAACAATATCTCAAAAAGGACAGGTTGCCATACCGAAAGAGGTCAGGGAAACATTGCATATAAAGGCAGGAGACCAGTTGGCTTTTAGGGTGGAGAAGGGAAAGATTATATTAGAGCCGGCAGTGAATATTCCACGTTCACAGACATGGTTTTGGACTTCTGAAGTACAAAAAAAGGTGAAAAAGGCTGATAAAAACTTCAAGGAAGGCAATTTTAAAACATATGAGATAGATACATTTGTTAAGGAATTAAAAGATTGA
- the trpS gene encoding tryptophan--tRNA ligase — protein sequence MKKRLFSGIQPSGDVHIGNYLGAIRNWVRMIDQYDCIFCIVDYHAITIEYNPEDMQKRILNAAAVNIAAGLDPERCIIFVQSCVPEHTELAWILNTVTPMGHLERMTQFKDKSKQHRENINAGLFTYPVLQAADIMIYKGEAVPVGEDQVQHIELAREIARKFNMRYGETFPEPNEILSEAPRIMGLDGKTKMSKSLGNYISLVETPESIWKKLSTAVTDENRKRRTDPGNPDICNLFTLHKHFSRKDQIDRINVVCRSAEIGCIECKKILSDNIIEALAPIRMRYEQLIHDPEYLLSLLHAGAKKCKEMAEVTMAEVKKKMGLM from the coding sequence ATGAAAAAGCGGCTCTTTAGCGGGATTCAGCCCAGCGGAGATGTCCACATCGGCAACTACCTGGGTGCTATCAGGAACTGGGTGCGGATGATTGACCAGTACGACTGTATCTTCTGCATCGTGGACTATCATGCAATTACGATTGAATACAATCCGGAAGACATGCAAAAGCGCATTCTCAATGCGGCTGCAGTCAACATCGCCGCAGGCCTTGATCCCGAACGATGCATCATCTTTGTCCAGTCCTGCGTACCAGAACACACGGAACTCGCATGGATACTCAACACGGTAACCCCCATGGGTCATCTGGAACGCATGACCCAATTCAAAGACAAGTCGAAGCAGCACAGGGAAAACATCAATGCAGGGTTATTTACCTACCCTGTTTTACAAGCTGCTGACATCATGATTTATAAAGGTGAAGCCGTACCCGTGGGCGAGGACCAGGTACAGCACATTGAACTGGCCAGGGAGATTGCCCGAAAGTTTAATATGCGATACGGAGAAACATTTCCCGAACCGAATGAAATCCTCTCAGAAGCCCCGCGGATTATGGGACTCGATGGCAAAACCAAGATGAGTAAGAGCCTGGGAAATTATATCTCACTGGTGGAAACCCCTGAATCGATCTGGAAGAAACTCTCCACGGCGGTAACCGACGAGAACAGAAAGAGACGCACCGACCCCGGCAACCCTGACATCTGCAACCTCTTCACCCTGCATAAACATTTTTCCAGAAAAGACCAGATTGACCGTATCAACGTGGTGTGCCGTTCGGCAGAAATCGGCTGTATTGAATGCAAAAAGATCTTGTCTGATAATATTATCGAAGCCCTTGCTCCCATCCGTATGAGGTACGAGCAATTGATTCATGACCCGGAATATCTATTAAGCCTCTTACATGCTGGTGCAAAGAAATGTAAAGAGATGGCAGAAGTCACCATGGCTGAGGTGAAAAAGAAAATGGGGTTGATGTGA
- a CDS encoding pyridoxamine 5'-phosphate oxidase family protein has protein sequence MRRKDKEISDKNEIEDLLASSTVGRLGTCANGIPYITPMNFTYDKETSKIFLHCANEGRKLDNIRINPTVCFEVEEVKNVIVKQPSCASSVAYRSVIVFGSIKILSNLNTKNYALQKLAEKYAPQNPRTPFTDAMLNKTNVLEIEIKEMTAKRSPVKPAVTDPSKK, from the coding sequence GTGAGACGAAAAGACAAAGAGATATCAGATAAAAATGAAATCGAAGACCTCCTTGCAAGTTCTACCGTGGGAAGATTGGGTACCTGTGCCAATGGGATTCCCTACATCACACCTATGAATTTTACGTATGACAAGGAGACATCGAAAATATTTCTCCATTGTGCAAATGAAGGAAGAAAACTTGATAATATCAGAATAAATCCAACGGTATGCTTTGAGGTGGAGGAAGTCAAAAATGTTATTGTGAAACAACCAAGCTGTGCATCTTCAGTTGCTTACCGCTCTGTTATTGTGTTTGGCAGTATAAAAATACTTTCTAACCTCAATACAAAGAACTACGCCCTTCAGAAACTAGCTGAAAAGTATGCGCCGCAAAACCCCAGAACCCCTTTCACTGATGCAATGCTGAATAAAACAAATGTACTCGAAATAGAAATTAAAGAAATGACCGCCAAAAGGAGCCCTGTCAAACCTGCTGTTACAGACCCGTCAAAAAAATGA
- the nth gene encoding endonuclease III: MSEDRVKKILSLLEKAYPDARLVLHYKNPLELLVATILAAQCTDERVNKVTETLFKKYKAARDYADAEQEVFEQEIRSTGFYKNKAKNIIACAKELVERFDGKIPDTMEDLVALPGVGRKTASVLLGNVFGKQAVAVDTHVFRVSHRLELAKASDPDKVEQELCKIIPQEKWTRSCLVLGTHGRRTCIARKPLCNVCVVENLCNSPDKTYSSK, encoded by the coding sequence ATGTCAGAAGACCGTGTTAAAAAGATATTATCACTCCTGGAAAAGGCATACCCAGATGCAAGGCTTGTACTCCATTACAAAAATCCTCTGGAATTACTCGTTGCCACTATCCTTGCCGCACAGTGCACCGATGAACGGGTCAACAAAGTAACGGAAACACTCTTCAAAAAATACAAGGCAGCAAGGGATTACGCAGACGCAGAACAAGAGGTCTTTGAGCAAGAGATCCGTTCCACGGGTTTTTACAAAAACAAGGCAAAAAACATCATCGCATGTGCGAAAGAACTCGTTGAAAGATTTGATGGGAAGATACCCGATACCATGGAAGACCTCGTGGCCTTACCGGGGGTGGGCAGAAAGACGGCCAGCGTGCTTCTCGGCAATGTCTTCGGGAAACAGGCCGTAGCCGTGGATACCCATGTCTTTCGCGTCTCCCACCGTTTAGAACTTGCCAAAGCCAGCGATCCCGACAAGGTCGAACAGGAACTCTGTAAGATTATTCCCCAGGAAAAATGGACACGGTCATGCCTAGTCCTGGGCACCCATGGCAGGCGCACCTGCATTGCCCGAAAACCGCTCTGCAATGTATGCGTAGTGGAAAACCTGTGCAACTCGCCCGACAAAACGTATAGCAGCAAATAG
- a CDS encoding DUF3786 domain-containing protein — MSLELAITRSWDNLLGSSISNNTKVKFLGNEYIVNVKFRKVLSLPHNTPIEDHLTVLILHYLSQKIAGLPVVSGEYLSFNGLSVINGFAEVFKKRSTDVIMKRYGNNIFNILSVLHNLPAQKINRADVAIVVEAFEGVPILIELWDADEEFGPEANILFDKTITKIFCVEDIVVLAEVVARAVSCKNNYGMYD; from the coding sequence ATGAGTTTAGAGTTAGCAATAACAAGGTCTTGGGATAACCTCTTAGGTTCGAGTATATCAAATAATACAAAAGTGAAATTTCTTGGTAATGAGTACATAGTTAATGTTAAGTTTCGAAAAGTATTATCATTACCCCATAATACACCAATAGAGGACCATCTAACTGTCTTAATCCTTCATTATCTTTCTCAAAAGATAGCAGGCTTACCAGTAGTCAGTGGAGAATATCTTAGTTTTAATGGGCTCTCTGTTATAAACGGCTTTGCCGAAGTGTTTAAGAAACGATCTACTGATGTGATAATGAAAAGGTACGGAAATAATATATTCAATATATTATCAGTATTGCATAATTTGCCTGCCCAAAAAATAAACCGCGCAGACGTAGCAATTGTGGTTGAGGCATTTGAAGGTGTCCCGATATTAATTGAACTCTGGGATGCGGATGAAGAGTTTGGCCCTGAAGCAAATATACTTTTTGATAAAACCATAACGAAGATATTCTGTGTTGAGGACATAGTAGTATTGGCGGAAGTTGTTGCGCGGGCCGTATCTTGTAAGAATAACTATGGGATGTATGACTAA
- a CDS encoding aminotransferase class I/II-fold pyridoxal phosphate-dependent enzyme codes for MEITASKRLQSIGAYAFAEVDKEVEKLKTLGITPIDFGVGDPTVPTPDIVRKATQKGITLRKSSGYPSYIGAPEFRQSIARWIQQRFGIQLDPATEISSTIGSKEAVFNFPEGIVNPGDYVIIPSPGYPPYTRGTLFAEGIPYYVPLLAENKFLMDPIPIPDEVRKKTKIMWINYPNSPTGAVAPLSYLKEIVEFGKKYNIIIASDEAYSEIYFNEPPHSILEITKEGVIVFNSFSKRSAMTCYRVGWVAGDKQIIDIFKKVKTNIDSGTATFIQDGAIAALSDETHVEKMRAEYKIKRDLLVDAFRNINLPDCTPEATIYLWQKVPAGMTSVDFARKLLSPDIAIVTTPGAWISDKTETGLNPGEGYVRFALVPSIKDTREAARRIKKILPKVL; via the coding sequence ATGGAGATCACGGCATCAAAGAGATTACAGTCTATTGGCGCATATGCCTTTGCAGAAGTAGATAAAGAAGTCGAAAAATTAAAAACACTGGGGATTACCCCGATTGATTTTGGTGTTGGTGACCCTACAGTGCCAACCCCTGATATTGTGCGTAAGGCAACACAAAAGGGAATAACACTCAGAAAGTCTTCAGGCTACCCGAGCTACATTGGCGCTCCGGAATTCCGGCAGTCAATCGCCCGGTGGATTCAGCAAAGGTTTGGCATACAATTGGATCCGGCTACGGAGATTTCGTCCACCATTGGCTCAAAAGAGGCAGTATTCAATTTTCCGGAAGGAATCGTCAACCCCGGTGATTATGTCATCATCCCCTCACCAGGATACCCCCCCTACACGCGGGGTACGTTATTCGCCGAGGGGATTCCGTATTATGTACCCCTCTTGGCAGAAAATAAATTCCTGATGGACCCAATACCCATCCCGGATGAAGTTCGCAAGAAGACAAAAATTATGTGGATTAACTATCCTAACAGTCCCACGGGAGCCGTAGCGCCCTTATCATACCTGAAAGAAATCGTAGAATTCGGAAAAAAATATAATATCATCATCGCCTCGGACGAGGCTTATAGTGAGATTTACTTTAACGAACCACCTCATAGTATCCTGGAGATTACAAAAGAAGGGGTCATTGTCTTCAATTCCTTCTCCAAGAGAAGCGCCATGACGTGCTACCGGGTCGGATGGGTTGCGGGCGATAAGCAAATTATTGATATATTTAAAAAGGTAAAAACAAACATTGATTCGGGTACGGCCACCTTTATACAAGATGGAGCAATTGCTGCCCTCAGCGATGAGACTCATGTCGAAAAGATGAGGGCTGAATACAAGATCAAGAGGGATTTATTAGTGGACGCATTTAGGAATATCAACCTTCCTGATTGCACCCCGGAGGCAACAATTTATCTCTGGCAAAAGGTACCGGCTGGCATGACATCTGTCGATTTTGCCCGGAAACTCCTTTCTCCCGATATTGCCATTGTAACAACTCCCGGGGCATGGATTAGCGACAAGACAGAAACCGGACTAAACCCAGGCGAAGGTTATGTACGGTTTGCCCTCGTACCCAGTATCAAAGATACAAGAGAAGCTGCGCGACGGATTAAAAAGATATTGCCGAAGGTTTTATAA
- a CDS encoding addiction module protein: MFLTEIEKMSIIERLQAMEELWDSLCKEEEIESPEWHKDILKERKKKIEKGDAEYISLEDLKGIRHR; the protein is encoded by the coding sequence ATGTTTTTAACTGAAATAGAGAAAATGTCTATCATTGAACGCTTACAAGCAATGGAAGAGTTGTGGGACTCATTATGCAAAGAAGAAGAAATTGAATCTCCGGAGTGGCATAAAGACATTCTCAAAGAAAGAAAAAAGAAAATTGAAAAAGGCGATGCTGAATATATTTCTTTGGAGGATTTAAAAGGCATCCGTCATCGATGA
- the aroF gene encoding 3-deoxy-7-phosphoheptulonate synthase, which yields MIIVMKAGSAKKDIDHVLGSIEKAGLKGVLLQGTNRNVIAVIGDERVLPADFWDVMPGVEKSVPILAPYKLASKEGKDFRTVIHLNNGKKIGGEEIAVIAGPCAIESKEQIIEIAKRVRDAGATALRGGAFKPRSNPYTFQGLMEEGLVHLAHAREASGLPIVTEVLTPEHVKLVSKYSDILQVGTRNMQNFLLLRAVGESGKPVILKRGMSATIDEFLLAAEYILAQNNPNVILCERGIRTFETYTRFTLSLSIVPQLKEMTHLPIIVDPSHGTGKRSLVNPMSKGSVAVGADGLLIETHPDPEKSFVDGPQTITLEAFEELMEELKPVAEAVGRKI from the coding sequence ATGATTATTGTAATGAAGGCCGGATCGGCAAAAAAGGATATAGATCATGTCCTTGGAAGCATAGAAAAGGCCGGCTTAAAGGGGGTTCTATTACAAGGAACGAACCGAAACGTAATTGCGGTTATTGGGGATGAACGGGTATTACCCGCTGATTTTTGGGATGTGATGCCAGGGGTGGAAAAATCAGTCCCAATTCTTGCGCCATATAAACTGGCAAGTAAAGAAGGAAAAGATTTCAGAACGGTCATCCATCTGAACAACGGGAAAAAAATTGGTGGTGAAGAAATCGCCGTTATTGCAGGGCCATGCGCTATTGAAAGTAAAGAACAGATAATTGAAATCGCTAAACGGGTCAGAGATGCGGGCGCAACCGCATTAAGGGGTGGCGCATTCAAACCCCGAAGTAACCCATATACCTTTCAGGGTCTTATGGAAGAGGGTCTCGTTCATCTGGCTCATGCCCGTGAGGCATCGGGTCTGCCAATCGTCACTGAGGTACTTACACCAGAACACGTAAAATTAGTGAGCAAATATTCTGATATATTACAAGTCGGAACCCGCAATATGCAGAATTTTTTACTCCTGCGGGCAGTGGGCGAATCGGGTAAACCCGTAATTTTAAAACGCGGAATGTCTGCCACTATTGACGAATTTCTCCTGGCTGCAGAATATATCCTGGCACAAAATAATCCCAATGTCATTCTGTGCGAAAGGGGTATCCGAACCTTTGAGACTTATACACGGTTTACGTTGTCGCTGAGCATTGTGCCACAACTCAAGGAAATGACGCATCTGCCCATCATTGTAGACCCCAGCCATGGAACAGGGAAGAGAAGCCTTGTTAATCCAATGTCCAAGGGTTCTGTGGCTGTGGGTGCAGACGGCTTGTTAATTGAGACCCACCCGGATCCTGAGAAGTCCTTTGTGGACGGACCACAAACGATTACCCTTGAGGCATTTGAAGAACTCATGGAAGAACTAAAACCTGTAGCAGAAGCGGTTGGAAGAAAAATATAA
- the argS gene encoding arginine--tRNA ligase, whose amino-acid sequence MDHFIKNIASLLEEKINLPEDEIERLIEIPPDFRMGDYAFPCYTLSKILKKSPVIIAAELSNTLPVIRPIAEIKAVGPYINFFVDKVTLSELALRAISKERDGYGCEVLGKGKTVVVDFSSPNIAKHLAVHHLRSALIGNALCNIYKTLGYTCVGINHLGDWGTQFGQLIVAYKKWGSENAHTSYTVTDLNNLYVRFHQETEKNPGLEDEARAWFKKLESGDSGAKELWQHFKDISLKEFQKIYDMLGIHFDAFIGESFYNTMVEDTITRIKDKGLAKVSEQALIVDLESYNMPPCLLRKKDDTTLYATRDIAAAEYRKKTYDFDRMIYVVGSEQKLHFHQFFKVLELMGYDWANRCVHVDFGLMKFKDGKMSTRKGKVVLLENLLIEAVERIRKIIEDKNPSLENKEAVARDVGIGAVIFADLCTKRNKDVVFDWDEVLNFEGETGPYVQYTHARLCSILRKYGKSVTTDIQFALLKEDETFILIKNLWQFPSVILKAAEFYEPSLICNYLIDVCGSLNRFYNAHRVLSDDAELTKARILLVDATRQVIKNGLHVLGMQAPERM is encoded by the coding sequence ATGGATCACTTTATCAAAAACATCGCATCTTTATTGGAAGAAAAAATAAACCTTCCGGAAGATGAAATAGAAAGACTTATCGAAATACCACCCGACTTCAGGATGGGTGATTACGCATTCCCCTGCTACACCCTCTCAAAAATTTTGAAAAAGTCCCCGGTCATCATCGCCGCAGAACTATCGAACACATTACCTGTCATTCGCCCCATCGCAGAGATAAAGGCCGTTGGCCCTTATATAAACTTTTTTGTGGACAAAGTAACATTATCAGAGCTAGCGTTAAGAGCTATTTCCAAAGAACGCGACGGGTATGGCTGTGAGGTCTTAGGCAAAGGAAAGACGGTAGTTGTCGATTTCTCTTCCCCAAACATTGCCAAACACCTCGCCGTTCACCATCTCCGTTCCGCACTGATCGGAAATGCCCTCTGCAATATCTATAAAACCCTTGGTTATACCTGTGTTGGTATCAATCACCTTGGCGACTGGGGTACGCAATTCGGGCAATTGATCGTTGCTTATAAAAAGTGGGGAAGTGAAAATGCCCATACGTCTTACACCGTTACCGACCTGAATAACCTTTACGTAAGGTTTCACCAGGAGACAGAAAAAAATCCGGGCCTGGAAGACGAAGCAAGGGCATGGTTCAAAAAGCTCGAATCCGGAGACTCTGGGGCAAAAGAACTCTGGCAACACTTTAAGGATATCAGCTTAAAAGAATTTCAGAAGATTTACGATATGCTTGGGATACACTTCGATGCCTTCATCGGTGAGAGTTTTTACAATACGATGGTTGAAGATACCATAACAAGAATCAAAGATAAGGGGCTAGCCAAAGTCAGCGAACAGGCATTGATTGTCGACTTAGAGTCTTACAATATGCCTCCATGCCTCCTCCGGAAAAAGGACGATACCACACTCTACGCCACCCGCGATATCGCAGCCGCAGAATACAGGAAGAAGACTTACGACTTTGACAGGATGATTTACGTGGTCGGCTCTGAGCAAAAGCTGCATTTTCATCAGTTTTTCAAGGTTTTGGAGTTGATGGGATACGACTGGGCAAACCGTTGTGTACATGTGGATTTCGGTCTCATGAAATTCAAAGACGGCAAGATGTCTACCCGCAAGGGAAAGGTCGTTCTCCTGGAAAACCTGTTAATCGAGGCCGTTGAACGTATCAGAAAAATTATTGAAGACAAGAATCCTTCGTTAGAAAATAAAGAGGCCGTGGCAAGGGATGTGGGCATTGGAGCCGTCATCTTCGCAGATCTGTGCACGAAACGCAACAAGGATGTGGTCTTTGACTGGGATGAGGTGTTGAATTTTGAGGGTGAAACAGGCCCGTATGTCCAGTACACCCACGCCCGGCTCTGCAGCATCCTGAGGAAATACGGAAAGTCTGTGACAACAGACATACAATTTGCATTATTGAAAGAAGACGAGACCTTTATCCTGATCAAAAATTTGTGGCAATTTCCCTCCGTTATCCTGAAAGCAGCCGAGTTTTATGAACCCTCTCTGATCTGCAATTATCTTATTGATGTGTGTGGCAGCCTGAACAGGTTTTATAATGCCCATCGTGTCTTATCGGATGATGCGGAACTGACCAAGGCTAGAATATTACTGGTAGATGCGACTCGTCAGGTCATAAAGAACGGTCTTCATGTCCTTGGAATGCAAGCACCGGAACGGATGTAA
- a CDS encoding tetratricopeptide repeat protein has product MKRRLRIFCLLLPFFISIFVYLNCLQHSFVYDDESTVINNYFIRHWGNFPNLFTSKYFILSAELTYRPVVTLSYFIDYTFWHLNPLGYHLTNILLHAVNSTLFFVFVFRVLKKRTTALIAALFFSSFPLFSEVVNAVGFREDLLAFLFLILAFIFYLKAVSTHFRGRHNVFLFVYREANSQGICITTPLPPPSKGGERGEIIKFQNVQRDTEQLPKARQTGYVFYYPLSLLCYFLSLFSKEMAITLPVLIVLYDLIFQRLLSKNDALTVSPLGKGRNGGIRFTYLKAKIIHYYVGYFLVTMFYILTRFFFLHNPQELHVPYPRDSIFINFLTMTHVLAYYVKLLFLPFKLNADYVVPFSTSFLKISFWLSSLLFIAIGICTFRLRSQHKYIFFFILWLFVTLIPVMNIIPLGNIMAERYLYLPGAGFCMIVASLLSKRRSNYSATNLKEIGSHPLPDLLRGGKLLSSLYPSPLPAGGGGIRRGGFSPFFNGTGSLFVFIVFFILMGNAYLTFKRNNDWKDGLQLWSKAVLTSPNSFRAHINLGNAYEKRGFNASALEEYNKALIIDPNDADVYNNIGIYYDKMNLFEGAIQYYKKCLNIGTKHAKAYNNLGVVLTKQKKLDDAVQSFKQAISVNPLYPDAHNNLGIAYYRKGLMDEAEREFKLTISIEPYHAEAHNDLGILYNDKHLYDDAIHEFETAIRIRPDYANAHMNLGAVVLKYRKNRDTALFHLKESLKLDPQQEQADGIKKLIQQLEDTTE; this is encoded by the coding sequence TTGAAAAGAAGACTTCGTATTTTTTGCTTATTGTTGCCCTTTTTTATTTCAATTTTTGTTTACCTGAACTGTTTGCAACACTCCTTTGTTTACGATGACGAATCTACGGTCATCAATAATTACTTCATACGGCATTGGGGTAACTTCCCGAATCTTTTTACCAGTAAATACTTCATCCTTTCAGCCGAATTAACGTATCGCCCTGTGGTGACTTTATCGTATTTTATTGATTATACCTTCTGGCATTTGAATCCACTGGGGTATCATCTTACCAATATTCTCCTTCATGCTGTGAATAGCACGCTTTTCTTTGTCTTTGTCTTTCGTGTATTGAAAAAAAGAACGACGGCTTTGATTGCCGCTCTCTTTTTTTCATCCTTTCCTCTTTTTTCTGAGGTGGTCAATGCCGTAGGCTTTCGGGAAGACCTCCTGGCGTTTCTGTTTCTGATCCTGGCATTCATTTTTTATTTGAAGGCAGTGTCTACCCATTTTCGAGGTAGACACAACGTCTTTTTATTTGTTTACAGAGAAGCTAATTCGCAAGGTATTTGTATCACCACCCCTTTGCCCCCTCCTTCTAAAGGAGGGGAAAGAGGGGAGATTATAAAATTCCAAAATGTACAGCGTGATACTGAACAATTGCCGAAAGCAAGACAAACCGGATATGTCTTTTATTATCCTCTATCGCTGCTTTGTTATTTTTTGAGTCTCTTTTCCAAGGAAATGGCAATTACTTTGCCCGTATTAATTGTCTTATACGACTTGATTTTCCAGAGACTTTTATCAAAAAATGATGCTCTCACGGTATCCCCTTTAGGGAAAGGGAGAAACGGGGGGATTCGGTTTACATATCTCAAGGCAAAAATTATCCATTATTACGTGGGATATTTCCTCGTTACCATGTTTTACATCTTGACTCGTTTCTTCTTCCTCCATAATCCTCAGGAATTACATGTCCCATACCCCCGGGACAGTATTTTTATTAATTTTTTGACCATGACCCATGTGCTGGCTTATTACGTAAAACTCCTCTTCCTGCCGTTTAAACTGAATGCCGATTACGTAGTCCCTTTTTCTACATCATTTTTAAAAATCTCATTTTGGTTGTCCAGCTTGCTTTTTATTGCAATAGGGATATGTACATTCCGGCTACGGTCTCAGCACAAGTATATTTTCTTTTTTATTCTCTGGTTATTTGTCACGCTCATCCCGGTAATGAATATTATCCCATTGGGAAATATTATGGCAGAACGTTATTTATATCTACCGGGTGCGGGGTTTTGCATGATTGTTGCTAGTTTACTGTCAAAGAGGAGAAGTAACTATAGCGCTACAAACCTTAAAGAAATTGGTTCTCATCCTTTGCCAGACTTGCTAAGAGGAGGGAAATTGTTAAGTTCCCTTTATCCTTCTCCTCTCCCCGCAGGTGGGGGAGGAATAAGGCGGGGGGGATTTTCGCCTTTTTTTAACGGAACAGGTTCATTATTCGTCTTCATAGTATTTTTTATTTTAATGGGAAATGCCTACCTAACTTTTAAGAGAAACAATGACTGGAAGGACGGCCTGCAGTTATGGTCGAAGGCGGTCTTAACCTCACCAAATAGTTTCAGGGCACACATTAACTTAGGGAACGCTTATGAAAAAAGAGGATTTAATGCCTCTGCCCTGGAAGAATACAATAAGGCATTAATAATTGATCCAAATGATGCAGATGTTTACAATAACATTGGCATTTATTATGACAAGATGAATCTGTTTGAAGGTGCGATTCAATACTACAAAAAATGTCTTAACATAGGCACCAAGCATGCAAAGGCATATAATAATCTTGGCGTTGTTCTGACAAAGCAGAAAAAGTTGGATGATGCCGTTCAGTCATTCAAGCAGGCAATATCCGTTAATCCTCTCTATCCCGATGCGCACAACAACCTGGGGATCGCTTATTACAGAAAAGGCCTTATGGACGAGGCCGAGCGTGAGTTCAAATTAACTATCAGTATAGAACCATACCATGCGGAGGCGCACAACGACCTCGGCATTCTGTACAACGACAAACACCTATATGACGATGCCATTCACGAATTTGAGACAGCTATACGGATAAGGCCTGACTATGCAAATGCCCACATGAATCTGGGGGCTGTTGTTTTAAAATACAGGAAGAACAGGGATACGGCCCTGTTTCACCTGAAAGAAAGCCTGAAACTAGACCCACAGCAGGAACAGGCTGATGGGATAAAGAAGCTCATACAGCAACTGGAAGATACTACCGAGTGA